The following are encoded in a window of Nomia melanderi isolate GNS246 chromosome 6, iyNomMela1, whole genome shotgun sequence genomic DNA:
- the vib gene encoding phosphatidylinositol transfer protein vib isoform X2 yields the protein MYVHSRVTLPLTVQEYQVAQLYSVAEASKNNTGGGEGIEVLKNEPFTNYPLLGGKYSSGQYTYKIYHLASKVPAFIRILLPKDSLEIHEEAWNAYPYCKTVITNPGYMRENFVIMIESFHIDDGGNQHNVHELPPDKLKIREVVHIDIANDPIANADYKEDEDPTKFKSVKTGRGPLVGKDWKNNIQPVMTCYKLVTCEFKWFGLQTRVESFIQKAERRLFTNFHRQVFCWIDRWYGLTMEDIRAIEERTKEELDRQRHQGEVKGMRADD from the exons atgtatgtacatag CCGCGTCACTTTGCCTCTTACAGTGCAAGAG TACCAAGTGGCTCAACTGTATTCTGTGGCAGAGGCGAGCAAAAATAATACAGGGGGTGGAGAGGGCATAGAGGTGCTAAAAAATGAGCCATTCACAAATTATCCTTTGCTCGGTGGAAAATATTCTTCGGGTCAATACACGTACAAGATCTATCACTTAGCTAGTAAAGTGCCTGCTTTCATTCGTATTCTGTTGCCAAAGGATTCATTGGAAATTCATGAGGAAGCTTGGAATGCTTATCCCTATTGCAAAACTGTTATAACT AATCCCGGATATATGAGagagaattttgtaattatgaTTGAATCGTTTCACATCGACGACGGTGGGAATCAACATAAC GTTCACGAATTACCTCCCGATAAATTAAAGATAAGGGAAGTGGTGCATATAGATATCGCTAATGATCCCATTGCAAATGCTGATTACAAAGAAGACGAGGATCCTACCAAATTCAAGTCTGTGAAAACAGGTCGGGGTCCCCTAGTTGGCAAAgactggaaaaataatattcaacctGTGATGACATGCTATAAGCTAGTCACTTGTGAATTTAAATGGTTTGGTCTACAAACTCGAGTCGAGAGTTTCATTCAGAAAGCTGAGAGACGTCTGTTTACTAATTTTCATAGGCAAGTGTTTTGTTGGATAGACCGTTGGTATGGTTTAACCATGGAAGATATTAGAGCAATCGAAGAGCGTACAAAAGAAGAATTAGATAGG CAAAGACATCAAGGAGAAGTAAAAGGTATGCGAGCCGACGATTGA
- the Arc42 gene encoding activator-recruited cofactor subunit 42 isoform X1 → MYKANLLATRIMPGASHTVTRNIAALSMLSETHQMLHKTCKDFAESELKPIAAEIDRKHLYPREQIKKMWELGLMGIAIPETLGGSGLDYLSYAIALEEISKGCASTGVIMSVHNSLYLGPIEKFGCGKQQEKYVTPFVTTSKLGCFALSEPDNGSDAGAASTTAKSDGVNYVINGTKSWITNAYESDAIVLFATTDKQKKHKGISAFIVDKPSEGLSLGKKENKLGIRGSSTCSLIFEDCKLPAENLLGEAGMGFKIAMTTLDAGRIGIAAQALGIAQASFDTAVEYAAKRQAFGMSIIKLQAIQQKIADMALKLESSRLLTWRAAVLKDSGKPYTKEAAMAKLSASETSTFCSHQCIQILGGMGYVTDMSAERHYRDARITEIYEGTSEIQRLVIAGNIIKEYNLN, encoded by the exons atgtataaaGCAAATCTACTTG CTACTCGAATTATGCCTGGAGCATCGCACACTGTCACCCGAAATATTGCTGCTCTGTCAATGTTATCAGAAACACATCAAATGCTGCACAAGACGTGCAA GGATTTTGCAGAAAGCGAGTTGAAACCAATAGCAGCAGAAATTGATAGAAAGCATCTTTATCCGAGAGAACAAATTAAAAAGATGTGGGAATTGGGTTTAATGGGCATAGCGATTCCTGAAACCTTAGGTGGAAGCGGACTGGATTATTTATCCTATGCTATCGCGTtggaagaaatttctaaagGATGCGCCAGTACAGGTGTCATTATGAGTGTACATAATTCTCTTTATCTGGGCCCTATAGAAAAGTTTGGCTGCGGTAAGCAGCAAGAGAAATATGTCACACCATTCGTAACTACTTCCAAACTTGGATGTTTTGCTCTTAGCGAACCCGACAATGGTAGCGACGCAGGTGCTGCTTCTACCACTGCCAAATCGGATGGAGTCAACTATGTAATTAATGGCACAAAATCATGGATAACGAATGCTTATGAATCTGATGCAATTGTTTTATTTGCTACAACAGATAAACAGAAAAAGCATAAGGGCATAAGCGCTTTTATAGTCGATAAGCCTTCAGAAGGTCTTTCTCttgggaaaaaagaaaacaagctCGGGATTCGAGGCAGCAGTACGTGTTCATTGATATTCGAAGACTGTAAACTACCAGCTGAAAATTTGTTGGGAGAAGCAGGAATGGGTTTTAAAATTGCAATGACGACATTGG ATGCTGGTAGAATAGGCATCGCTGCTCAAGCTTTAGGCATAGCTCAAGCATCTTTTGACACTGCTGTTGAATATGCAGCGAAACGTCAAGCATTTGGTATGTCTATAATTAAGCTACAAGCGATTCAACAAAAAATCGCAGACATGGCACTAAAACTAGAAAGTTCAAGATTGTTAACGTGGCGCGCAGCTGTACTCAAAGACAGTGGTAAACCGTATACAAAG GAAGCTGCTATGGCGAAGTTGTCAGCATCCGAGACTTCTACCTTCTGTAGTCATCAGTGCATACAAATATTAGGAGGTATGGGATACGTCACTGACATGTCGGCGGAACGTCATTACAGAGACGCCCGTATCACGGAAATTTACGAAGGTACATCGGAAATACAAAGACTCGTTATAGCCGGAAACATTATCAAAGAATACAATCTCAATTGA
- the LOC116430163 gene encoding beta-1,3-galactosyltransferase 5 — MYQLLHLRNRPLQMLILGLIGLTFYAYYRTTYYDVPQYAMSRNISRDAYQEAFKQHVNATIDQHVATAPKNASSEPFVFAPYNLQIIANLSSSAATTSSTSSTSLIQSSVNVSNETKEAAAAAAAAAAAAAAAAAAASPNEYLARTIYEAGHTVPIPERCPNFGKEMDLVIIIMSAPTHLEARTAIRQTWGHFGQRSDISILFMLGATLDSRIEVILKKEQKTYNDVIRGKFLDSYSNLTLKTISTLEWVDSYCSKVKFLLKTDDDMFINVPRLQSFAMKHAKDRNVIFGRLAKKWKPIRNKKSKYYVSRTQFKNAVFPDFTTGPAYLLSTDIVRKLYEAALDQTYLKLEDVFVTGIVADKLKIKRTHANEFLNKKISYSAYNVQRSISIHMVKYSEQFDLWKKLLDGKSKCK; from the exons ATGTATCAATTACTACATCTTCGCAATCGTCCTTTACAAATGCTTATTCTTGGACTGATCGGATTGACATTTTACGCGTATTATCGCACTACTTATTACGATGTCCCACAGTACGCGATGTCTCGGAATATCA GTCGTGACGCGTATCAAGAGGCATTCAAGCAACATGTAAACGCAACCATCGACCAGCATGTTGCCACGGCGCCTAAAAATGCTTCCTCCGAGCCGTTTGTATTTGCTCCGTATAATCTGCAAATTATCGCCAATCTGTCGAGTTCCGCGGCAACGACTTCGTCTACGTCGTCGACTTCTCTGATTCAATCTTCGGTAAACGTTTCCAACGAAACCAAAGAGGcagctgccgctgctgctgctgctgctgctgctgctgctgctgctgctgctgctgcttctcCTAACGAGTATCTGGCACGTACCATTTACGAGGCTGGCCACACGGTACCTATACCGGAAAGGTGTCCAAATTTTGGCAAGGAAATGGACCTGGTCATAATAATAATGTCTGCGCCTACCCACTTAGAGGCACGAACGGCTATACGACAAACATGGGGTCATTTCGGTCAGAGAAGCGACATTAGCATCTTATTCATGTTGGGTGCGACGCTAGATTCCAGAATAGAAGTGATTTTAAAGAAAGAACAGAAAACTTACAACGACGTGATACGTGGGAAGTTTTTAGATTCCTATTCAAATTTGACGCTTAAAACGATTTCTACTTTGGAATGGGTAGACAGTTATTGTTCCAAAGTGAAGTTTTTATTGAAGACGGACGACGACATGTTCATTAACGTCCCGCGTTTGCAATCGTTCGCGATGAAACATGCGAAAGATAGGAACGTAATATTTGGTAGATTGGCGAAAAAGTGGAAACCGATCAGAAACAAGAAAAGCAAGTACTACGTATCTAGAACACAATTCAAGAACGCCGTTTTTCCAGATTTTACTACTGGACCAGCTTATCTGTTGTCTACCGATATAGTACGCAAGTTGTACGAAGCCGCGTTGGATCAGACGTATTTGAAGCTCGAAGATGTTTTCGTGACTGGAATCGTTGCCgataaactgaaaattaaaaggACACATGCCAACGAATTCTTAAACAAAAAGATATCGTACAGTGCTTACAATGTTCAACGGAGCATCAGTATCCACATGGTTAAATATAGCGAACAGTTTGATCTTTGGAAAAAATTACTCGACGGAAAGAGCAAATGTAAGTGA
- the Arc42 gene encoding activator-recruited cofactor subunit 42 isoform X2 has protein sequence MWELGLMGIAIPETLGGSGLDYLSYAIALEEISKGCASTGVIMSVHNSLYLGPIEKFGCGKQQEKYVTPFVTTSKLGCFALSEPDNGSDAGAASTTAKSDGVNYVINGTKSWITNAYESDAIVLFATTDKQKKHKGISAFIVDKPSEGLSLGKKENKLGIRGSSTCSLIFEDCKLPAENLLGEAGMGFKIAMTTLDAGRIGIAAQALGIAQASFDTAVEYAAKRQAFGMSIIKLQAIQQKIADMALKLESSRLLTWRAAVLKDSGKPYTKEAAMAKLSASETSTFCSHQCIQILGGMGYVTDMSAERHYRDARITEIYEGTSEIQRLVIAGNIIKEYNLN, from the exons ATGTGGGAATTGGGTTTAATGGGCATAGCGATTCCTGAAACCTTAGGTGGAAGCGGACTGGATTATTTATCCTATGCTATCGCGTtggaagaaatttctaaagGATGCGCCAGTACAGGTGTCATTATGAGTGTACATAATTCTCTTTATCTGGGCCCTATAGAAAAGTTTGGCTGCGGTAAGCAGCAAGAGAAATATGTCACACCATTCGTAACTACTTCCAAACTTGGATGTTTTGCTCTTAGCGAACCCGACAATGGTAGCGACGCAGGTGCTGCTTCTACCACTGCCAAATCGGATGGAGTCAACTATGTAATTAATGGCACAAAATCATGGATAACGAATGCTTATGAATCTGATGCAATTGTTTTATTTGCTACAACAGATAAACAGAAAAAGCATAAGGGCATAAGCGCTTTTATAGTCGATAAGCCTTCAGAAGGTCTTTCTCttgggaaaaaagaaaacaagctCGGGATTCGAGGCAGCAGTACGTGTTCATTGATATTCGAAGACTGTAAACTACCAGCTGAAAATTTGTTGGGAGAAGCAGGAATGGGTTTTAAAATTGCAATGACGACATTGG ATGCTGGTAGAATAGGCATCGCTGCTCAAGCTTTAGGCATAGCTCAAGCATCTTTTGACACTGCTGTTGAATATGCAGCGAAACGTCAAGCATTTGGTATGTCTATAATTAAGCTACAAGCGATTCAACAAAAAATCGCAGACATGGCACTAAAACTAGAAAGTTCAAGATTGTTAACGTGGCGCGCAGCTGTACTCAAAGACAGTGGTAAACCGTATACAAAG GAAGCTGCTATGGCGAAGTTGTCAGCATCCGAGACTTCTACCTTCTGTAGTCATCAGTGCATACAAATATTAGGAGGTATGGGATACGTCACTGACATGTCGGCGGAACGTCATTACAGAGACGCCCGTATCACGGAAATTTACGAAGGTACATCGGAAATACAAAGACTCGTTATAGCCGGAAACATTATCAAAGAATACAATCTCAATTGA
- the LOC116430189 gene encoding uncharacterized protein LOC116430189 isoform X2: MFGIVARYCQQAGFTEEEMDIICQPLVAAMRRSWLQLVFRSMLVLIVLGTLTCLAVQLDFVRTHFTAISRLLLIKILPIWNWQPLYYGNCMINNPFYNDHTITEDDCVTCEALETIDRLSDVRYRNLVDNYLSRDAPAIITDAMDSWTVMNTDYFWFDNITHLYLENERLMETVPCALTSNLRTGSYDLAAFLRRVHSPEVAKWFVHWQNCDINAVKVLRKYYQRPYFLSSTVSPAHFNWVLMSSDYNSPSYKKVELDSGLIALAQLRGATQLRLTPINPCNSSCPELIADLHQGEMLVFTNLMWTLEYAPMRGLDNIAILTETVWEEDT, encoded by the exons atgttTGGTATTGTAGCAAG ATACTGTCAACAAGCTGGCTTTACAGAGGAGGAGATGGACATTATTTGTCAACCATTGGTGGCAGCGATGCGACGTTCTTGGTTACAACTAGTCTTTCGCAGTATGCTCGTTCTAATAGTTCTTGGAACTTTGACCTGTCTGGCGGTGCAATTGGACTTTGTTCGAACCCACTTTACGGCGATCAGCCGTCTGTTGCTTATTAAAATTCTGCCAATTTGGAATTGGCAACCTTTATATTACGGGAACTGTATGATTAACAATCCCTTCTACAATGATCACACGATCACAGAGGACGACTGCGTG acTTGCGAAGCATTGGAAACTATCGATCGTTTATCGGACGTCAGGTATCGGAATCTTGTGGACAATTATTTGAGTCGCGATGCTCCTGCGATTATTACAGATGCAATGGATTCCTGGACAGTTATGAATACAGACTATTTTTGGTTTGACAATATCACTCAT CTTTACTTGGAGAACGAACGACTGATGGAAACGGTTCCTTGCGCTCTGACTTCAAATTTAAGAACCGGCTCGTACGATTTGGCAGCATTTCTGCGGCGCGTTCATTCCCCGGAAGTGGCGAAATGGTTCGTCCATTGGCAGAACTGCGACATCAATGCGGTAAAGGTGCTAAGGAAATATTATCAACGACCGTACTTCCTTTCGAGTACGGTCTCGCCAGCGCATTTCAATTGGGTCCTGATGTCCTCGGACTATAATAGTCCAAGTTACAAGAAGGTCGAGTTGGACTCTGGACTGATCGCTCTCGCCCAGTTGCGAGGAGCTACGCAGCTTCGGTTGACACCGATAAATCCTTGCAACAGCTCTTGCCCCGAATTGATAGCGGATTTGCATCAAGGTGAAATGT TGGTTTTTACCAACTTGATGTGGACGTTGGAATACGCACCGATGAGAGGACTGGACAACATAGCTATCTTAACAGAGACCGTGTGGGAGGAGGATACGTAG
- the vib gene encoding phosphatidylinositol transfer protein vib isoform X1: protein MLIKEFRVTLPLTVQEYQVAQLYSVAEASKNNTGGGEGIEVLKNEPFTNYPLLGGKYSSGQYTYKIYHLASKVPAFIRILLPKDSLEIHEEAWNAYPYCKTVITNPGYMRENFVIMIESFHIDDGGNQHNVHELPPDKLKIREVVHIDIANDPIANADYKEDEDPTKFKSVKTGRGPLVGKDWKNNIQPVMTCYKLVTCEFKWFGLQTRVESFIQKAERRLFTNFHRQVFCWIDRWYGLTMEDIRAIEERTKEELDRQRHQGEVKGMRADD from the exons ATGCTAATCAAAGAGTT CCGCGTCACTTTGCCTCTTACAGTGCAAGAG TACCAAGTGGCTCAACTGTATTCTGTGGCAGAGGCGAGCAAAAATAATACAGGGGGTGGAGAGGGCATAGAGGTGCTAAAAAATGAGCCATTCACAAATTATCCTTTGCTCGGTGGAAAATATTCTTCGGGTCAATACACGTACAAGATCTATCACTTAGCTAGTAAAGTGCCTGCTTTCATTCGTATTCTGTTGCCAAAGGATTCATTGGAAATTCATGAGGAAGCTTGGAATGCTTATCCCTATTGCAAAACTGTTATAACT AATCCCGGATATATGAGagagaattttgtaattatgaTTGAATCGTTTCACATCGACGACGGTGGGAATCAACATAAC GTTCACGAATTACCTCCCGATAAATTAAAGATAAGGGAAGTGGTGCATATAGATATCGCTAATGATCCCATTGCAAATGCTGATTACAAAGAAGACGAGGATCCTACCAAATTCAAGTCTGTGAAAACAGGTCGGGGTCCCCTAGTTGGCAAAgactggaaaaataatattcaacctGTGATGACATGCTATAAGCTAGTCACTTGTGAATTTAAATGGTTTGGTCTACAAACTCGAGTCGAGAGTTTCATTCAGAAAGCTGAGAGACGTCTGTTTACTAATTTTCATAGGCAAGTGTTTTGTTGGATAGACCGTTGGTATGGTTTAACCATGGAAGATATTAGAGCAATCGAAGAGCGTACAAAAGAAGAATTAGATAGG CAAAGACATCAAGGAGAAGTAAAAGGTATGCGAGCCGACGATTGA
- the LOC116430189 gene encoding uncharacterized protein LOC116430189 isoform X1 encodes MSNSKCVKQPRKSYAKEQQEMTHSEKLRLIDDELNSFYKYCQQAGFTEEEMDIICQPLVAAMRRSWLQLVFRSMLVLIVLGTLTCLAVQLDFVRTHFTAISRLLLIKILPIWNWQPLYYGNCMINNPFYNDHTITEDDCVTCEALETIDRLSDVRYRNLVDNYLSRDAPAIITDAMDSWTVMNTDYFWFDNITHLYLENERLMETVPCALTSNLRTGSYDLAAFLRRVHSPEVAKWFVHWQNCDINAVKVLRKYYQRPYFLSSTVSPAHFNWVLMSSDYNSPSYKKVELDSGLIALAQLRGATQLRLTPINPCNSSCPELIADLHQGEMLVFTNLMWTLEYAPMRGLDNIAILTETVWEEDT; translated from the exons atgtcGAACAGCAAGTGTGTTAAACAACCGCGTAAAAGTTATGCGAAAGAACAGCAAGAAATGACCCATTCAGAGAAATTAAGATTAATAGACGACGAATTGAACTCTTTCTACAA ATACTGTCAACAAGCTGGCTTTACAGAGGAGGAGATGGACATTATTTGTCAACCATTGGTGGCAGCGATGCGACGTTCTTGGTTACAACTAGTCTTTCGCAGTATGCTCGTTCTAATAGTTCTTGGAACTTTGACCTGTCTGGCGGTGCAATTGGACTTTGTTCGAACCCACTTTACGGCGATCAGCCGTCTGTTGCTTATTAAAATTCTGCCAATTTGGAATTGGCAACCTTTATATTACGGGAACTGTATGATTAACAATCCCTTCTACAATGATCACACGATCACAGAGGACGACTGCGTG acTTGCGAAGCATTGGAAACTATCGATCGTTTATCGGACGTCAGGTATCGGAATCTTGTGGACAATTATTTGAGTCGCGATGCTCCTGCGATTATTACAGATGCAATGGATTCCTGGACAGTTATGAATACAGACTATTTTTGGTTTGACAATATCACTCAT CTTTACTTGGAGAACGAACGACTGATGGAAACGGTTCCTTGCGCTCTGACTTCAAATTTAAGAACCGGCTCGTACGATTTGGCAGCATTTCTGCGGCGCGTTCATTCCCCGGAAGTGGCGAAATGGTTCGTCCATTGGCAGAACTGCGACATCAATGCGGTAAAGGTGCTAAGGAAATATTATCAACGACCGTACTTCCTTTCGAGTACGGTCTCGCCAGCGCATTTCAATTGGGTCCTGATGTCCTCGGACTATAATAGTCCAAGTTACAAGAAGGTCGAGTTGGACTCTGGACTGATCGCTCTCGCCCAGTTGCGAGGAGCTACGCAGCTTCGGTTGACACCGATAAATCCTTGCAACAGCTCTTGCCCCGAATTGATAGCGGATTTGCATCAAGGTGAAATGT TGGTTTTTACCAACTTGATGTGGACGTTGGAATACGCACCGATGAGAGGACTGGACAACATAGCTATCTTAACAGAGACCGTGTGGGAGGAGGATACGTAG